The Streptosporangiales bacterium nucleotide sequence CCACCTGTCGGCAGCGTCCCGCAATGCCGCACAACCGCTGAGCAGCTCCGCAGCAGCGTCGACCACCCGTCGACCCCAGGTGGCGACCATCGCCCCCGCAGGTGTCAGCCGCGAACCCGAAGGGGATCGCTCGAGCAGACGCAGGCCGAGACGCCGTTCGAGGGCTTGGATCCGCGAGCTCGCCGCGGGCTGTGACACTCCGTGCTCGCGGGCCGCCTTGCCCAGACTGCCCAGCCGCTGCACGGAAAGCAGCAGGTCGAGATCGGCGAGCTCTAACTGACCTGCTGGTAGCACCATGACGTCTCGCCCTCGTGACGTGCTGTTGACCTGAGTCAAACATCTGCCACGCGCGGACCGGAAGGGTGAAGCGGGAGTATTTGAGCACACCCGTTGTGCAGAAACGCACAACTGACCAAACTGTCTCCATGACGGCACCGCGCGCTGACGACCTGCTCTACCTCCTGGAGCTCGCCAGAACCGGGCGTCTTGTCGACGCAGCGCGACGTCTCGACGTCGACCACACCACCGTGTCACGGCGCATCACTGCACTGGAACGGACGGTGGGCAAGCGGCTGGTGGACCGCACGACGAGGGGCTGGCACGTCACCGACGACGGCGAGGAGCTGCTCAGGTACGCGGAGGTAGTCGAGTCGACACTTCACGCGGTGAGCCAGCTGGGCCACAACGCGCGCAGCAGCAGTCTCGGTGGCACCGTTCGTATTGCCGCACCGGACGGGATCGGCGGCACGATCATCCCGGACGCGCTCGTCGAGCTGCGCCGTACGCACCCGCAGCTGGAGATCGAGCTGACGACGGCGACGCGCCGGTTCGACGTCACCTCGCGCGACTACGACGTGGCGGTGACGCTGGAGCGTGCCAAGTCACGGCAGCTCGTAGTGCGTCACCTCACGGACTACCTGATGGGACTCTATGCGACACCGGAGTACGTCGCGACGCATCCTCCGGTACGCACGCGCGACGACCTCGCCGACCATGCACTCGTTTGGTACGTGGAGTCGTTGCTGGAAGTACCAGAGCTCGACATCTTCCAGACGCACGTGGTGCCCACCCGTCCGGTGATCCGCAGTTCCAACGTTTTCGCACAGCTCCGCCTGGTCACCGCACACGGGGGAATCGGCTTCCTGCCACGCTTCCTGGTGATGGACCGCTCCGACCTCGTGCCCATCCTGCCGGACGAGGTCTCCGCCAGGCGCACCATGTGGCTGGTGGCGAGGCGCGAGTCGCTCGGGCTCACCAGGGTCACCACCACCATC carries:
- a CDS encoding LysR family transcriptional regulator, whose protein sequence is MTAPRADDLLYLLELARTGRLVDAARRLDVDHTTVSRRITALERTVGKRLVDRTTRGWHVTDDGEELLRYAEVVESTLHAVSQLGHNARSSSLGGTVRIAAPDGIGGTIIPDALVELRRTHPQLEIELTTATRRFDVTSRDYDVAVTLERAKSRQLVVRHLTDYLMGLYATPEYVATHPPVRTRDDLADHALVWYVESLLEVPELDIFQTHVVPTRPVIRSSNVFAQLRLVTAHGGIGFLPRFLVMDRSDLVPILPDEVSARRTMWLVARRESLGLTRVTTTIDALIAYVATLQEQLGVAAPPPAPRRYHANRR